DNA from Serinus canaria isolate serCan28SL12 chromosome 13, serCan2020, whole genome shotgun sequence:
tctcattccaccgcctgctatgggcagggacaccttccaccagaccaggttgctccaggccccatccaacctggccctggacacttccagggatggggcagccacagcttctctgggcaccctgtgccagggcctcaaaCCCTCATCATAAACATTTCTACCTTATCTCCAACCTAAATCTATCCCCTTTCAGTTTAACATGCTCACCCCTTGTTCTCCATGGCCAGAGTCTCTCAGTGAGGCTGACATGAGGATGACAGTGACCCTCACTGCTCTATCAGGAGCACCAGAGCTCTTCAGCAGCGCTTCTCTGGGTGGAGAACAGCTCTGATGAGTCAAATCCCAACTATTCGTGGCCTTCATGTGACCTACAGCTCTGCTGTAGACAAGGCCAGGGTGacctgtgcagggctggccagCAGCCCCCGCAGCATCAGCCAGGgttgctggggctggcagagcccaggggagccTGGTCAGGGCAGGGAcgtgctgctgcctgctcccagaacccagcctggctggtctcagagccccaggcagccccagcacagtgGGACACCAGCAGTGACCGGTTCTTCAGGCTCTGTAGATGTGCAGATAAAGCTTAACAGCCACTGAGGGATTTAGCCCATGTTTTTACGCTACCATAAAggtttaattctatttttttttactgcttgaTTTTAGATCAATGTTTAATCGTAGCTGCAGCCACTGTCTGGGCTCTCCGAGGACATTCTTCTGGATGCACAGGGGTGGCAGGACAGAGTCCTTCCTCTGGGGGGGCAATGGCACTGCCCCCCACAGACAGGGACAATGCTTCACAAAGCCTTGTGAATGATTCAGCCCCATATGAAGGGCCACTGAACGGCCCCttctgtcccagtgtccagtACAGCGGTGTGGTGGCACCCCACCAGCAGTCCATGGAACTCTGCATCCTGGCCCCCTCCAGGCAGATCTCCAGCACAGCATAGGTGCTGGTGGTTGCCCTACAGCTGGCCCAATGTATGAGCAAAGCTGGTTGACAGGTTAGATTTAAAACCCAGCTTTGACCCAGGTGACCTGGCACATCAGCCGGGGTcatggtgtccctgtccctgacagaATCTTACCAAGGTCAACACACAGTGAAAGTGGATGTTCTGAGGAAGGGGATGGTCTGTCATGAAAAGGGGATGGTGATGCCCTGGACTGACCCACGCCTGCCCAGGCATCCATCCCACCTGCACAGTGGCATCACTCTAGAGCCTCAACACACCTGGTCGTGCCCAGGGGGGATGGGGCTCATCTCTGGTGGGGCCCAGCTCTACCAGATGCAGAACCCTATTTCAGTGGTGTCAGTTTCCCCCTCAGTCATGAGATGGAGAAACCCATCACAGGGGTGACTGTTCCATGGGTTCCTGGTGCCATTTATCACCCCCAGACCCggtgctgggagaagggagtGACTCCTCCGGCTGCTGTGAGCTCTGAGTCTATTGACCCGCTTTAGGACTCTTTGgaagaaatgaactttttttttccctttctccctttttccagaTCACTGACTCAGCAAATTAGAACAAGAATATAATTTAGCAATACAGCGGTTTTTGAAAGACACAGTCCCCCTCTCCTCATCCCCACCGcccaaatagatttttttttccccttcagtaTTCATTCAGAGCTGATGCTAATTGAAAAACGTAGAACGTGGCTAAGGGAGCGGTGGGCTTTAGTTGCATCGGGACCACGAGAGGATGGGCAAAGCCCTTGTGCCAGGATGCACGATCCAGCTGATGTCCGGGTGACTTTTTAGCCTGTCTCTCCATGGGGATGTGCTCACCTGAAGGAGGAAGCACACCAGCATGGCTGAGTGGGATCAGCtcacagaaaaatcaaacctGGCTTCAGCACAACACCTGGGTGTGCAGGAAGAGGGAGGCTCTGCCAGAGCAACGTGTGCATGGggcacccctgccctgctggcacccagCCCCCAGCCATGCCAcgccaccagcagctgcccacagcccctAATAAGTTTCAGCCCCACACAACCCATGTCACCACACTTTCTCTGTAGTCCCTTCATGTCACACCTCCCCAGTGGATTTGGCAAGGTGGCACTTCAACCCAGTGGCTCTCCTCCAAAGCCAAGGACATCCACAAGCAGGCCATGGTGGGCAGTGACAACCTGAGCAGCTGGCCCACACCAGGGCACTTGGGCAtccccagcaggaccagggatgTGCCTGGCTCAGCTGGGTGCTGAAACAGGAGCACTGCCAGTGGGGACTGCAGTACTGCTGCCACAGgaaatccagctgctgccttATGGACTCATCTTGGCCCAGGGAGACTCGGCACAGCCACTCCACTGGGGATGGTGCCCAGTGCacactgcagcattttgcagGGATTGTTgtgctcctgctcagagcagagtgAGCTGAGGGGTTGGGCTTCAGCTGAACTGTGGCCACAGGTTTCATCATCACCAATTACCCCAAGGTCTGCCCCAAAAAGTCATCTCCCTCGTCGGGGGTTAGATGTTGCtccccagctcagggagctgccacCCGCTGAGGGCAAGGGATGCTGTCACCAAAACCCCAGCagagtcctgctgctgcctgtgcttgcAAAGGGGAGAGCAAAGTCCAGTGtgcccagggagagaccccagCACTCCTCCCCACATCAATCAACCCCAGAGGGTGgggactgggggcactgggcaGAGCACACATCTCAGGGTGAGAGCTGTTAAcggaaaagggaaaaataaaaaaagtaagaagTACCAGGTGTTTTATTATCTAGGGCAAGATCCAAACCCAGGAGCGCAGCCCAAGGAGGGGTTAGGGTGCCTGAGAGGGGCCGGTTACCTCCAGTGCTGCAGAAGGCTTCTTTTTGAGTTCTTCACATTTTCGGAATTTGCAAATCTGGTGGCCAGTTTTGCGATTCCTACAACTGCTGCACTGCTCGCAGTTTATCCGTCTTCGGCAGGGCGGGCACATGCCGCATCTTTTCCGTTTCTTTTTCCCCGAATTGATGGCAGATGCCAACTCATTCTGCATGGGATACTCTGCCAAGCCAGCCATATGGAGCGCGCTCTCTGCCAGAAACACGCCGGCAGGGGTCATAATGAAAAGGCCTGGGTTGATGGGAAAAGCCCCCAGGTAAGGAAAATCAGAGGGGCCGTTCATTGTCTCTGCAGCTGAGACTGCCTCCATGTCAGAGATACCAGTCCCGTGCTCGCTTGTTAGAGGAAGATGCTCCTGTACCACTCTTTTGAGCATTTCTGTCGACTGAGCAAACTGTTGGAGGGCGGTCTGTCCTTCTGAGGAGAGCTCCGACATCCGGTCTAATTTGCTCAGCATACTAGAGATGTTTTTGTGCTTTGAGGTAGAATGACTTTTATCCACAGTCGCATCGTTGCCATTAGCTAAGGGGTTGCCTTTCTCTGAATGTTCGCTTACCGAGCTGCTGCTACCAAAGGTGGAATAGTGGGAGAGTGGACGGGACTTCTTAAGACTTTTGTTCAAAGGTTCACTTATTATTCCACTTTTGTTCCTCCTCTCGGAGTTGACAGGGGGTTGAGAGTCAtcttggttatttttttccgTCTCTGGCTTGTTCCCAGTGTCTTGATGGGAGCCCAAATTTGACATGGTGCCCGGAGCAcaacaaccaaaccaaccccaaaattaaaaaaaaaaaaaaaaaaaaaaaaaaaaaaaaaaaaaaaaaaggtcgaaaaaccaaaaaaaaacccaacaaaaaaacccaaaaacccaccCTAATGCCAAAGTGAAAGACCCCCAAAGCCCTTTTGGTAGCACTGGCCCGCCAGCCACCCGGGACGCTCAGACGGGGCCACGCATCAACGGGGCGTCTCCTCCCGCGCTGGCTGCAGAGGACTCAGGGTGCTCTCAGTGCACAGACATACTCTGTGGCTCTGGGACACACCACGCGGCtctggaaggagaaaagaaaagagagttaGCGCTGGCAAGAGCCAAGAGGCTTTTCAAAgctgctcttcctctccctgccatgAAAATCTCAGCGCCGCAAACAAAGGAACTCCAGGGAACGGACCTCGGTGGAGATCCGTTCCGCTGCTCTCTAAAAGGGTCGCCATCCAGACACAAGTGGGGGGTCACAGGGGAAGTCCTGGCCTGGTAGCAATGGCACTCTGA
Protein-coding regions in this window:
- the CXXC5 gene encoding CXXC-type zinc finger protein 5 isoform X1, producing MSNLGSHQDTGNKPETEKNNQDDSQPPVNSERRNKSGIISEPLNKSLKKSRPLSHYSTFGSSSSVSEHSEKGNPLANGNDATVDKSHSTSKHKNISSMLSKLDRMSELSSEGQTALQQFAQSTEMLKRVVQEHLPLTSEHGTGISDMEAVSAAETMNGPSDFPYLGAFPINPGLFIMTPAGVFLAESALHMAGLAEYPMQNELASAINSGKKKRKRCGMCPPCRRRINCEQCSSCRNRKTGHQICKFRKCEELKKKPSAALEKVMLPTGAAFRWFQ
- the CXXC5 gene encoding CXXC-type zinc finger protein 5 isoform X2, whose protein sequence is MSNLGSHQDTGNKPETEKNNQDDSQPPVNSERRNKSGIISEPLNKSLKKSRPLSHYSTFGSSSSVSEHSEKGNPLANGNDATVDKSHSTSKHKNISSMLSKLDRMSELSSEGQTALQQFAQSTEMLKRVVQEHLPLTSEHGTGISDMEAVSAAETMNGPSDFPYLGAFPINPGLFIMTPAGVFLAESALHMAGLAEYPMQNELASAINSGKKKRKRCGMCPPCRRRINCEQCSSCRNRKTGHQICKFRKCEELKKKPSAALEVMLPTGAAFRWFQ